TTGCCTGCTCTTGCAGGAGGCGATATTTGTCCATCTCCTCTGCAGTAAAGCTGATTGGCGGAGCTGTCTCTCCACCTGTCTGCTTGTCATCAGTCCTAATCTGTGAGAGGCAGAGATTTGGCGTGCTGCTGGGGTTTGACTCAACCATGTCCAGAGGACATTTCTGACTGTTGACAACTGTGCCAGGATTCAGTCCACTGCCCTTAGCCTCATCTCCCTCCTTTCCCTCTTTCTCCTGACTTTTCTCCAGCAGGCCTTTTTTCCTCCTGGCCTTTCTCTGGATTGCAGGTAGTTTGCCTATGAGAGGGAGAAGCAACACCCTGGCTGGTTTCTGTGGCAGAGACTTAGTGGAAAGTCCTGGAAGAGTCGTGTCTGACCTGCTTGTGTTGAGGGCAAGGGCAGAGGGTTCATGGCCAAGTTCAGACTGTGAACTGGGCTCGTTCGGCTGAGAAGCGCTTGTGTCACAATGGTGTGTGCTCAGCACGATGGGAGCAAACGTTGATCTGGAGGGCGAGGAATGAGAAAAGGAGCAAGAAGTAAGGCTGGATGAAGTTAATGGGGGGTTCTCTGCCTTCAGATGGGCTTCAGATGGGGGTCCTGTGGTTCCCGAGGATGTCCTATAGGAGCTTACTTTCAACCCATCCACTGTGACTCCTGAGCAGGTGCTGCTCCGGCTCCACTCCCAGCTCAGTTCGGACATGCTGGTGTTGCTGCAGGGGCTGCAGGAGCGTGGACTGAGGCCTCTGCTGGCCCGTGTGTTGACCCCACTCTGGGGGCTGTTTGTCTGCCTACACGTCCACCACTCAGGGCTGGAGATGGGCCTCGGGCTGGAGCGCCGGGTTCCTGCAGATCTCCACACACAGCCCGGGCTGTCCCTGCTGTCTGCCCCTGTCCTGGAGCCTGACCTGGACCTCTGTGTCCCCCTGTCCTCCCAGCTGTCACTGCTGCCCCAGGTCCATCTGTCCATGCTGCACATGTCCCAGTCTACATCTTCTGTGCTCAGACGTCTGCCTCTCCTGCCCCAGCTGCTGGGAATGGGGCTAAACTTCGCCACCCGATCCCACTCCACTGCTCTGTTTCTCCACTCATTCTTCAACCTGCCCTCCTCACTACCTGCACCATAGCTCTCCCTCATCCACTCCCACTGTTCTGTATCCGAAATCAGATCCAAGTCTCTAAAACCTGAACGCCCTCCTATTCTCCTTCCCCTCCCTGTCTCCTTCCAGACTTCACCATGCCTCGAACTCTTCCTCTTACTATGAATGAATTTCCTGTCCCTGTGGAGGAGTTTTCTCTTTCTCGCAGGGCTGCAACCACAGCTGTTGTCATGGTAACAGCAGTCAATGAAACTCCTGGGGTTGCTATGGTGACCTCCTTCCCAAAACAGCTTTGAGTTACATCCTGGTGAGAAGGGGTGCAAGGAGAAGTGAGACCGCCTGGGAAAAGTCAAAGCATCGCCGTCTCGCTCCCCCTCCCCCTTGTTGTGTCTGTGGGCTGAGTGTCTGCTGAGCTGGGAGACGCTGCAGCGCTCTGCCTGCTCTCTGCCTGCCTGCGACTCAGTGCTGTGAGGCCTCCTCTGCCTGGCAGAGACAGATACTGGCTCGGCTTCACATCTCCCCAGGAGACAGCTGCTCCCTGCTCTCTGCACCCTCCTCATCCTCGCCTCCCCCGTCTCCCTCAGCCTCCTTTTCTTCCCCCAGCTCCCTCCAGCTTCTCCACTCCTCTCCCTGCCAGTGGAGACTGTAGAGACAACACTCCTCACTTTGCACCTTGCTGATTGGCGCTCGTTTGAAGCCTTTTCTGTCTTTCCCCTCTTCCTCTTTCCTAACTTGTGTTTCTTTGTGCTGGCTTTCCTCTTTCTGCGTGACACTTCTGAGACACCCCCGTTCGGCTGTGCAGCGCTGGCACACATTGTCTCACTCCCACACTCACTCCTGGACGGTCTAATGCACATCCTCTGTGTGCCAGGCTGGGTGACAGACTCTAATTTACAGCTCAGGGCTATGATCGCTCTCTCCTTGATCCCTCTCGCACCCCCTAATCTGCCTCCCAGAGGATTCTGGGAGTTTGCGTAAGAGCTGTCACCATGAGAGGGGTCAAATGGA
This genomic window from Pseudochaenichthys georgianus chromosome 16, fPseGeo1.2, whole genome shotgun sequence contains:
- the LOC117460334 gene encoding G patch domain-containing protein 8 isoform X2; amino-acid sequence: MHTNRVPVKTSGLRSTVKTVRHQEDREVNQRDRSPEVKPEQFSRSQRPPPLQPKTPSLSHQPEDPWRSPPQIPPVAPRAEYPLITHPASNTEPPAVNPPSLLDSCPQLPLPVRGTAGGRLGVSFCFSRRGPRLEPSASVFSDMEEEEEEEEREKREEMKERIKGMMEDIDRETGAAEEGKHSKSEKHESRSDTVRLSDTVPIPREAPREEKEIERTDIVKAHSTISTAIPDNQSHDLLFLPSQTQLEHMDPEHTNSETEKKQEAEDGREESEYMCVLGKDDSTRLRWPVSLLKFTNSQPPISYSCNPLSLNPQQPEQLTENVQESQQNQCARSDESDLRVPAILTTGSPPCLQIPTRQKLKAQRHKATDNFKAEQHIDAETEAHLFKNISLSETRPEKGRCALSMENCVREASHPFDPSHGDSSYANSQNPLGGRLGGARGIKERAIIALSCKLESVTQPGTQRMCIRPSRSECGSETMCASAAQPNGGVSEVSRRKRKASTKKHKLGKRKRGKTEKASNERQSARCKVRSVVSTVSTGRERSGEAGGSWGKKRRLRETGEARMRRVQRAGSSCLLGRCEAEPVSVSARQRRPHSTESQAGREQAERCSVSQLSRHSAHRHNKGEGERDGDALTFPRRSHFSLHPFSPGCNSKLFWEGGHHSNPRSFIDCCYHDNSCGCSPARKRKLLHRDRKFIHSKRKSSRHGEVWKETGRGRRIGGRSGFRDLDLISDTEQWEWMRESYGAGSEEGRLKNEWRNRAVEWDRVAKFSPIPSSWGRRGRRLSTEDVDWDMCSMDRWTWGSSDSWEDRGTQRSRSGSRTGADSRDSPGCVWRSAGTRRSSPRPISSPEWWTCRQTNSPQSGVNTRASRGLSPRSCSPCSNTSMSELSWEWSRSSTCSGVTVDGLKVSSYRTSSGTTGPPSEAHLKAENPPLTSSSLTSCSFSHSSPSRSTFAPIVLSTHHCDTSASQPNEPSSQSELGHEPSALALNTSRSDTTLPGLSTKSLPQKPARVLLLPLIGKLPAIQRKARRKKGLLEKSQEKEGKEGDEAKGSGLNPGTVVNSQKCPLDMVESNPSSTPNLCLSQIRTDDKQTGGETAPPISFTAEEMDKYRLLQEQAREHMQKILEQTNDSEDTHTKTNYTQTTQTENCGTSEGQYTPAHLHNPSVPQTQSLHTDTLQTQAQHRLQVRLPPPHVTPQENFTQPMALRVPNIPPLSSLHHIILQHAALSMPPSSSSSSLRSPAIHPHPAQLPHPLPPLHPSHAHHLHLSPFSISSLFPSILLSHHPIAFLPQSHTFHANPLAPLSQVALQPLSPQSFMDRAWPVRFQQKAL